The segment GCGATCGACCCCGATGATGGAGAAGGCACGTAGCGGGTCGGAATCGTCACACCAGGTGCGATCCGGGCCGGTTGGCGGCAAGCGATGTAACCGCACGACCGACGTCGATGAACGGAGCACCGCATGCGCAGACAGGTGGTGGCGTCACCGCCGGGATGGCTCGCGCCGCTCCGCGGCCGAATACCAGTGCAACGCAGGTCCCCGGAACAGGTTTCCCCGCCGATCGCGCCGGACCGCGCCGACCGCCCGCGGATCATGCGATCCGGCCTCAGCATCACCGGCGCGGCCTTCGCCGCCGTCTTCTACTGTCTCGCCTTCACCCCGTCCCTCCTGCCCCGGGCCTGGTTCCTGCAGGGCGTGATCGCCGGCATCACCGCCGCGATGGGATACGCGCTTGGCACCGCGATCGGCGCCCTGATCCGGCTCCGCCACCCGTTCGGCGACCGGACCGTACGCATCGCGTGGCGGATTCTGATCGCCCTGGTGCCGCTGCTGGTCGTGGTCTTCCTCTGGCTCGGCACCCGCTGGCAGCGCGAACTGCGCGGTCGGCTCGGGATGGAACCCGCCCAGGAGTACGACGTGGCCCGCACCGTCGGCGCCAGTCTGCTCACCTTCGGTCTGCTGCTGCTGATCGCCCGGTCCCTGCGGCTCGCCACACACGGGTTCGCCCTGGTGTTCCGGCGGATCGTGCCGGACCGCGCGGCGTACTGCGCCGGCACTGTCGTGGTGGCCGTGCTCAGTTACGGCGCTTTCGACGGCCTGCTGATGGCCCAGGTCTTCACGATGGCCGACAGGTCCGCCGCCGTGATCAACAGCGGGACCGGGAACGGCGTACTCGTACCGGCCTCGAGCCTGCGCTCCGGCGGCCCGCGCTCCCTGATCGCCTGGGACTCACTCGGCCGGCAGGGCCGTTCGTTCGTGGCCGGCGCGCCCACCCAGGCCGAGTTGAGCGAATTCGCCGGGCGCCCGGCCGCTGAGCCGATCCGGCTCTACGCCGGGCTCACCTCGGCCCGCACCCTGACCGAGCGCGCCGACCTGGTGGTCCGCGAGATGGACCGGACCGGCGCGTTCGACCGTGCCGTGATCGCGGTGATCACCCCGACCGGCACCGGCTGGGTGGACAACAAGGTGCCCCGGTCGCTGGAGTACATGTACGCCGGGGACACCGCGCTGGTCTCCATGCAGTACTCGTATCTGCCCAGCTGGGCCGCTTTCCTCGGGGACCGCTCCGAAGTGGTCGACGCGGCCGGCGCGCTGGTCGGCGCGGTCCGCGAGCGGTGGGCCGCGATGCCCGAGCACGACCGGCCCAAGCTGCTGCTCTTCGGGGAGAGCCTGGGGACGTACGGGTTGGAGAAGACCTTCGGCACCGCGGAGAACCTGGCCGACGGGTCGGACGGCGCGCTGCTGCTCGGCCCGACCTTCGCCAACCCGGTCCACCGGCAGCTCACCCGGGACCGGGCCGAGGACAGCCCGGTGTGGGACCCGGTCTATCCCGGCCTCCCGGTCGAGTTCGCCGAGAACGCCGCCGGCCTGCGCGACCTCACCGGCGCGCCGCCGAAGGTGGTCTACCTGCAGAACGCGACCGACCCGGTCGTCTGGTGGAGCTGGGACCTGCTCTGGAAGAAACCGGAGTGGCTGACCGGCGAACGCGGGCCGGACGTGACGCCGGACATGCACTGGTACCCGGGCATCACGTTCTGGCAGACCACCTGCGACCTGGTGTTCGCCATCAAGGTCCCGACCGGGCACGGCCACGTGTACAAATCGGAGACGGTCGACGGATGGGCCGCGCTCGTCCCGCCACCCGGCTGGACCGTCAGCGATACCCTCCGGCTGCGCGCCCTCCTCGACGGCTGACGGGAGCCGGCCATGCTCACCTCGCTCATCACTTCGGCAGTTCTCGCGGTGTCACTCGCCCCGGCCGCGGACACCGCGCCACCACAGATCCACTCGCCGGGCACCCCCTGGCTCAGGTTCGACTCGATCTACAACTCGTTCGTGCTGTTCCGTCTGGCCGAGGGCACCGCACAGGACGGGATCTGGACCGGCGTCATCCCGGTCACCAGCGCCTGGAGCGGGCCCCTCAAGCCGGTCGGCTTCTTCGCGTAGCACGGTCGTCGACACGCCGAGCCTGCAGGTGACCAGCTCACATCGCCCGGGACTGGCCATGACCTTCGCCCCGGAACCGCTGCCGAAGGGCAAATCGTTCACCCAGCGGATCCGGGCCTGGGACACCACCACCGGCAAACCGTGGGCCAACCTGCCGCTGCGTCTCAGCTCGGACAACGGCTGCGCGGAGCCGGCCGGGTTCGACTCGGTGCGGACCCGAGCCGACGGCACCTACCAGCGGACCCTCAGCGCGGCGGAAGCCCCGGTGCCCCAGTGCGCCTGGGTGCCCGGCGTCGACCAGCCGACCATGCCGTTCCCGCAGACGATGATCACGGCGATCAATAATCACGTCCGGACCGAGCGCTATGCGGTCACCGCGACGCCGGCCGCCAAGACGGCCGAGTCGGGCACGACCGTCGCCGTCAACGGCAACGTGCGACCCGTACAGAAGGGCAAGGTCCTGCAGTTGCACCGGCTCTACGCGGACAAGACGTGGCGCAAGGTGAGCACCGCGAGGATGCGCGACAGCGGCCGGTACACGCTCGCGGCGACCCCGCCGGGCAAGGTCACGTACTCGTACCGGGTCTACGTCCCCGGGGACGACCGGGCGGTCGGCACCATCTCCAAGACGTTCACGATCCGCGGCACCTAGGTCAGCGGCGCAGCCAGGGCTGGAGGGCCCTGGTGACCCGCGGCAGCACCAGGTAGGTCATCACCGGGGTGAGGCAGAGCGTGCTGATCAGCGTGCGCAGAACCACGTTGAGACCGTCCAGGTGCGGGTTCAGCAGGACCGCGGCGACCAGGCTGACCGGGAAGAAACCGAGCCAGATGGTGACCGCCTGCTTCCAGCGCGGCGGCGCCTTCTCCGTAGCCGCGCTGGGTTGATCGGCCGGCTGCTCACGGGGCGGGTCGAACCAGCCCTCGATCCCGGAGCGCCGCTCCTCGCGGGCGTGCTCGACGAAACCCTCGGCCGAGGAAAGCCACCAGCGGCGCTGCGGCGACTCCTCCCAGTTGCGCAGGGACTCGGCGTCGGCGAAGCGGTAGAGCATGTGCCACTCGGCGGAGCCGGGCTCCGGGCGTACCCATCCGGTGCCGAGGAAACCGGGGAAGTCCTCGGCGAGCGACGCGCCGGCCCGGACCCAGGCGGCCATCTCCGCGTCGCGGTCAGGATCGACCCGACGCGTGATGGCCACGGTCACCGGGAGCTGCGCCAACGTCTGCATGTCTCACATTGTGGTAAGTGCTTGTTTCTGGTCCAAGTCCGAGTGCCATACCCCACATCACGGTCTTGGCGGTAAGTTGCCGAGGCATGACGCTGCAACGAAAGTTGTCTATCTCAGCACTCGCTCTCGTCATGGTCGCCGGCACCGGATTCACCCCGGGCCGCGGGCCGTCCTGGCAGCTCAGCGACACCGGGTCGACCGCCCGGTTCCGCGGGCTCGCCCCGGTCAGCGCGAAGGTCGCGTGGGCGGCCGGATCCGCCGGAACCATCCTGCGCACGGTCGACGGCGGGCACTCCTGGGCGTCGGTCGGGCCGCCGGAGGCGGCCACCCTCCAATTCCGCGACATCGAGGCCACCGACGCACGCAACGCGGTCGCGCTGACCATCGGCAACGGCACAGACTCCCGGGTGTACGCCACCGCGGACGGCGGACGCACCTGGACCGAGACGTTCCGCAACGAGGATCCGGCGGCCTTCTACGACTGTCTGACGTTCCTCGACCGGCGGCACGGCCTGGCCCTGTCCGACCCGGTCGACGGCAAGTTCCGGATCCTCGCCACCAGCGACGGCGGGCGCAGCTGGCAGGTCCGGCCGACCGCCGGGATGCCGGACGCCCTGCCCGGCGAGTTCGCCTTCGCGGCCAGCGGGACCTGTCTGGTCTCGGCCGGCCGGCACGCCTGGTTCGCCACCGGCGGCGGCGCCACGGCCCGGGTCTTCGCCTCCCGCGACGGCGGCCGGACCTGGTCGGTGACCGACTCGCCGATCCCCAGCGGGGCCAGCGCGGGCATCTACTCGCTGGCGTTCCGTGACTCCCGGCACGGGCTCGCCGTCGGCGGGGACTACGCGGTTCCGGCCGCCGCGCCGGACGGGTCGGCGGTCAGCCGGGACGGTGGGAAGCGGTGGACGGTCTCGAAGACCGTGCCCGGCGAGTACCGGTCCGGGGTGGCATGGACCGGGCGGGGGCGTACGGCGCTCGCGGTCGGACCGACCGGCAGCGACGTCTCCTACGACGGCGGGGTCACCTGGCGGCGCTTCGACACCGGCAGCTTCGACGCGGTGATCTGCACGGACGACCGCTCGTGCTGGGCCGCGGGCGAGGCCGGCCGCATCGCCCGCCTCTCCTGGCGCTGACTCTCTCCACCACCCTCACGCACCCCTGCGTGCCGGACTTCCGCCGCCCACCTCCCTCGCCCGCCCACCCCTTGCGCGATCTTGCGAAGTTGTCGCGCACCACCCTCGCCCACCCACCCCTGCGCGATCTTGCGAAGTTGTCGCGCACCACGCTGGCCCGCCCGCTCCTTGCGCGATCTTGCGAAGTTTGCCACTGCGGCGAACCCCGCAAGATCGCGGAAGCGCGGGTGGCGGGTCAGCTGTGGGCCCGCGGCGCGGGCCTGCTCGACCGGCCGACCAGCTCGGCATCCACGCCCTCTCGGCATCCACGCCCTCCGGCGTGGTCGCCAGGTCCTTCTTCTTGGCCACAGCCCCGGGGCGGGAGGGCGGGTAGGGGGTGAGCGGCAGGAAAGGAAGGGCGGCGAGAAGGGGTCGGCGGCGAGAGGGCAGCTAAGAGTGAACGCCCGGAACGAAGGGGCGGCGAGGAGGGGTCGGCGGCGAGAGGGCGGCAAAGAGTGAACGGCCGGAACGAAGGGGCGGCGAGGAGGGGTCGGCGGCGAGAGGGCGGCAAAGAGTGAACGGCCGGAACGAAGGGGCGGCGAGGAGGGGTCGGCGGCGAGAGCGGCAAAGAGTGAACGGCCGGAACGAAGGGGCTGCGAGGAGGGCGGCTGGTCAACCGTTCAGGTAGGCGAGGACGGCGAGGACGCGGCGGTTGTCGTCGTCCGAGGGCGGCAGGCCCAGCTTCGTGAAGATGCTGTTGATGTGCTTGCTGACCGCCTTCTCCCCGATGAACAGTTTCGCGGCGATCGCGGCGTTCGACCGGCCCTCGGCCATCAGGCCGATCACGTCCTTCTCCCGGGCGGTCAGCGCGGCCAGCGGCGGCTGGTTGCGGGCCAGCAGCTGCGAGACCACCTCCGGGTCCATCACGGTGCCGCCGCGGGCCACCCGGCGCACCCCGTCGACGAACTGGGCGACGTGCGAGACCCGGTCCTTCAGCAAGTAGCCGACGCCGCCGTTGCGGTCGGTCAGCAGCTCCCGGGCGTAGAGCGGTTCGACGTGCTGGGAGAGGACCAGGACCGGCAGGCCGGGGACCTCCACCCGGGCCGCGATCGCCGCCTGCAGCCCCTCGTCGGTGAAGGTCGGCGGCAGCCGGACGTCCACCACGGCGACGTCGGGCCGGTGCTCGACGAGGGCCGGCAACAGCGACGGTCCGTTGTCGACCGCGGCCACCACCTCGAAGTCGTACGCCTCCAGCAGGCGGGTCAGGCCGTCCCGGAGGAGGGCGAGATCCTCGGCGATGACAACGCGCACGGCAGCTCCATGGTCACGACGGTCGGTCCACCCGGCGGGCTGGACAGGATCATCGTGCCATCGAAGGCGGCGAGACGGCGTTCGATGCCTCGCAGCCCGGTGCCGCCGGACGGGTCGGCCCCGCCCAGACCGTCGTCGCTGACCCGCATGTACAGAATCCCGTCGGTGTGCCAGAGCTGCACCTCGGCGTTGCGGGCGTAACTGTGCCGGGTCACGTTGGCCAGCACCTCGGCGACCGCGAAGTAGGCCGCCGACTCGACCGGCGTGTCGAGCCGGCCCGGAATCGCGGCGCCCACGCTGGTCGGGATGGGCAGGGCCATGGCGAGTGCGCGTACCGCGCCTTCCAGACCGCGTTCGGCCAGCACCGGCGGGTGGATGCCGCGGACCAGGTGGCGCAGTTCGACGAGGGCGGTGGAGCTGGTCTCCCGGGCCTCGGCGAGCAGTTTGCGGGCGGTCTCCGGGTCGGAGGCGACCATCTCCTCGGCCAGGCCGATGGTCATGCCGAGCGAGACCAGCCGGGCCTGGGCGCCGTCGTGCAGGTCGCGTTCGATCCGGCGCAGCTCGGCGGCCTGCGCGTCGACCGTGTCGGCCCGGGTGACGGTGAGCTGGCTGACCCGCAGGCGCAGCTCGGCGGCCCGGGTCGGGGCCAGGAAGAACCGGTTGAACTGCGCGTCCGCCCAGCGCAGGTACGGCGCCGCCGCGACGCCGATGGCCAGGAACAGCGCGCCCTGCGGCAGGGACAGGAAACCCTCGCCGAGGGTCTCGATCGGCCAGATCATCCCGTAGCCGTAGTTGCCGGTGCCGAGCCAGATCCACAGCGGGATCAGCAGGATGCCCTCCACGCCGTACAGCGGGACGGCGAGCGACAGGACGCCCAGGACCAGCCCGACCACGGCGCCGGGCAGCAGCCAGGCGAAGTCCCGCCAGGTAGCCGGGTCGGTCATCACCCACCGGTAGCGCCGGATGCTGCCCAGCATCGCGCGTTCCGGGCGGGGCCGGTACGGCCGGGCCATCGGGACACCGAAGCT is part of the Actinoplanes sp. NBC_00393 genome and harbors:
- a CDS encoding alpha/beta hydrolase → MRSGLSITGAAFAAVFYCLAFTPSLLPRAWFLQGVIAGITAAMGYALGTAIGALIRLRHPFGDRTVRIAWRILIALVPLLVVVFLWLGTRWQRELRGRLGMEPAQEYDVARTVGASLLTFGLLLLIARSLRLATHGFALVFRRIVPDRAAYCAGTVVVAVLSYGAFDGLLMAQVFTMADRSAAVINSGTGNGVLVPASSLRSGGPRSLIAWDSLGRQGRSFVAGAPTQAELSEFAGRPAAEPIRLYAGLTSARTLTERADLVVREMDRTGAFDRAVIAVITPTGTGWVDNKVPRSLEYMYAGDTALVSMQYSYLPSWAAFLGDRSEVVDAAGALVGAVRERWAAMPEHDRPKLLLFGESLGTYGLEKTFGTAENLADGSDGALLLGPTFANPVHRQLTRDRAEDSPVWDPVYPGLPVEFAENAAGLRDLTGAPPKVVYLQNATDPVVWWSWDLLWKKPEWLTGERGPDVTPDMHWYPGITFWQTTCDLVFAIKVPTGHGHVYKSETVDGWAALVPPPGWTVSDTLRLRALLDG
- a CDS encoding antibiotic biosynthesis monooxygenase, with protein sequence MQTLAQLPVTVAITRRVDPDRDAEMAAWVRAGASLAEDFPGFLGTGWVRPEPGSAEWHMLYRFADAESLRNWEESPQRRWWLSSAEGFVEHAREERRSGIEGWFDPPREQPADQPSAATEKAPPRWKQAVTIWLGFFPVSLVAAVLLNPHLDGLNVVLRTLISTLCLTPVMTYLVLPRVTRALQPWLRR
- a CDS encoding WD40/YVTN/BNR-like repeat-containing protein, producing MTLQRKLSISALALVMVAGTGFTPGRGPSWQLSDTGSTARFRGLAPVSAKVAWAAGSAGTILRTVDGGHSWASVGPPEAATLQFRDIEATDARNAVALTIGNGTDSRVYATADGGRTWTETFRNEDPAAFYDCLTFLDRRHGLALSDPVDGKFRILATSDGGRSWQVRPTAGMPDALPGEFAFAASGTCLVSAGRHAWFATGGGATARVFASRDGGRTWSVTDSPIPSGASAGIYSLAFRDSRHGLAVGGDYAVPAAAPDGSAVSRDGGKRWTVSKTVPGEYRSGVAWTGRGRTALAVGPTGSDVSYDGGVTWRRFDTGSFDAVICTDDRSCWAAGEAGRIARLSWR
- a CDS encoding response regulator transcription factor, translated to MRVVIAEDLALLRDGLTRLLEAYDFEVVAAVDNGPSLLPALVEHRPDVAVVDVRLPPTFTDEGLQAAIAARVEVPGLPVLVLSQHVEPLYARELLTDRNGGVGYLLKDRVSHVAQFVDGVRRVARGGTVMDPEVVSQLLARNQPPLAALTAREKDVIGLMAEGRSNAAIAAKLFIGEKAVSKHINSIFTKLGLPPSDDDNRRVLAVLAYLNG
- a CDS encoding sensor histidine kinase, encoding MESRDWIRDGIRAVAGGVLAIPLAILNIPLFVLFVVSLVLTPVLGIGLFLLPLVTALIRAKADLSRRLGVSFGVPMARPYRPRPERAMLGSIRRYRWVMTDPATWRDFAWLLPGAVVGLVLGVLSLAVPLYGVEGILLIPLWIWLGTGNYGYGMIWPIETLGEGFLSLPQGALFLAIGVAAAPYLRWADAQFNRFFLAPTRAAELRLRVSQLTVTRADTVDAQAAELRRIERDLHDGAQARLVSLGMTIGLAEEMVASDPETARKLLAEARETSSTALVELRHLVRGIHPPVLAERGLEGAVRALAMALPIPTSVGAAIPGRLDTPVESAAYFAVAEVLANVTRHSYARNAEVQLWHTDGILYMRVSDDGLGGADPSGGTGLRGIERRLAAFDGTMILSSPPGGPTVVTMELPCALSSPRISPSSGTA